In Xyrauchen texanus isolate HMW12.3.18 chromosome 32, RBS_HiC_50CHRs, whole genome shotgun sequence, the following proteins share a genomic window:
- the dhrs3b gene encoding short-chain dehydrogenase/reductase 3b, translating into MDLKALGSVVLLPIQILYHVVRATVCWFLPSKRRDLTGDVVLITGGGRGIGRHLAREFAKRGAKKLILWGRTEKCLQEACEEIGLLGTECHYFVCDVANREEVYKQAKVVREKVGDVTILVNNAAVVHGKSLLDSDDDALLKTQHINTMGQLWTTKAFLPRMLELQNGHVVCVNSILSLSPIPGAIDYCTSKASSLAFMESLTLGLLDCPGVGCTTVLPFHTNTEMFQGMRVRFPQLFPPLKPEVVAQRTVDAVRTNTAFVYLPWTMHALVILKSVLPQSALEEIHKFSGSYTCMNTFKGRT; encoded by the exons ATGGATCTGAAGGCACTGGGCTCCGTGGTGCTCTTACCTATTCAGATACTGTACCATGTTGTCAGGGCGACCGTGTGCTGGTTCTTGCCGAGCAAGCGAAGAGATTTGACCGGAGATGTGGTCCTCATCACGGGTGGCGGACGGGGCATCGGCCGTCACCTGGCCAGGGAGTTCGCCAAGCGCGGGGCTAAAAAG CTAATCCTGTGGGGTCGAACAGAAAAATGTCTTCAGGAGGCATGCGAAGAGATCGGCCTCTTGGGGACGGAGTGCCATTACTTTGTTTGTGATGTGGCAAACAGGGAAGAAGTTTACAAGCAAGCCAAAGTTGTCAGAGAGAAG GTTGGAGATGTTACCATTTTAGTTAATAATGCTGCAGTGGTGCATGGGAAGAGTTTGCTTGACAGTGATGATGATGCGCTTCTGAAGACACAACATATCAATACAATGGGACAGTTATGG ACAACAAAAGCCTTCCTGCCTCGCATGTTGGAACTCCAAAATGGCCATGTTGTGTGTGTCAACTCCATCCTGTCTCTGTCGCCCATCCCTGGTGCAATAGACTACTGCACCTCTAAAGCATCCTCACTGGCCTTCATGGAGAGCCTTACTCTGGGACTGCTGGACTGCCCTGGGGTGGGCTGTACTACTGTCCTCCCATTCCACACCAACACTGAAATGTTTCAAGGCATGAGAGTCAG GTTTCCCCAACTCTTTCCCCCTCTAAAGCCGGAGGTTGTTGCCCAGAGAACAGTGGATGCTGTCAGAACCAATACAGCCTTTGTTTACCTACCATGGACCATGCATGCGCTCGTTATTCTCAAAAG TGTCCTACCGCAAAGTGCCCTAGAAGAAATCCATAAGTTCTCAGGAAGCTACACCTGCATGAATACTTTCAAGGGACGGACATGA